The Microthrixaceae bacterium nucleotide sequence GGCCACTGCGGTCAGGTCGCCGGGGATACCTCCGGCGGCAGTGCCCTTGATCTTCAGTTCCGGGGCGTAGCTACCGGCCAGCTCGGCAGCCCAACCGGCTGCGCCTCCGCCCTGGGAGTAGCCCATGAGGCCGACGGGTGTGTTGGCCGACAGGCCGGTTCCGGGGAGCCGGATGGCGGCACGGGCCATATCCAGGAGGGCTCTACCCTCGGATCGGCCGACCACGTAGGTGTGCAGGCCCGGGGTGCCGAGGCCTTCGTAGTCGCTGATGGCCACGGCCCATCCTCGGCTGAGGGCGGCCTGCACGAACAGGCCCTCGTAGTCGGCACCCTGGGAGAGGGTGTAGGAGGGGGCGCACTGGTCACCGATGCCGCGGGTGCCGACACCCATCGACACGAGCGGACGGGATCCTAGGCCGAGCCAGGGCGTGGTCGGTACCAGCACTGTGCCCGAAACGGCGTTGGCCTGGCCCATGGCGTTGGTGGAGCGGTAGAGCACCTGCTTGGCGTTCACCCCTGGGGCTGGGGTGTGGCCGACGGGGTCCAGCGTGAAGACGCTCGAACGCGACCGGATGACGTCACCGGGCTGACCCGACAGCGATGTCGGCGGCGTGTAGAACGCGTCCTGGTTGGGCAGCGGTGGGTCACACGCGGTGAGGCTGAAGGCGGCCATCGAGATGGCGGCAAGGGCGGCGAGCTTGGCGAACGGGGCTCGCCGCGAGAAGGGACGTACCGGCACCGGTTCCTCCGGAGGTTGGGGTGGGAACAAACAATGGCTGTGGAACGAGGCTGGTTACCGCGTGGTAACCATCACGTGCCCATCGTCACGTTGCGTGTGCCTTCTGTCAACCAGTTTCCCCAGGGCGTTCGGGTGAGCGAAACGTGAGGATCGGGCTGGGTCGGTAGCTCAGCGGTGGAGGCTGGCGCGCACCGACGCTGCGATCCCCTGGGCGTCCAAGCCGAGGCTGGCCAGGATGGCGTCTGGCTTGCCCTGAGCGATGTAGGCCGTGGGAATGCCCAGGATCGTCACCCGCGGCTCAGAGTCCTGATCTCGGCATCGGTCAGCCAACTCACGGGCGATCGACGAACCGATCCCCCCGTCACGCAGCCCATCCTCGGCCGTGACCACGTGAGAGAAGGTGGCGGCGTGATCGAGCATCATGGTGTCCAGTGGTTTGACCACCCGTGGGTCCCACACGCTTGCCTCGATTCCTTCGGTGGCCAGCAACTCGGCGGCGGCGAGGCAGGTCCCGAGCATCTTGCCCACTCCGATGAGGCAGACGTCTCCGCCGTCGCGGGCTTTGCGCGCCGACAAGCCATGGCCGACCTCGTCGTCGGGGACCTCTCTCGCCGAAGTCTTGGGCCACCGCAGGGCTACCGGCCCCGAACACAGGTCGAGCGCGTCGTTGAGCATCACCTGAAGCTCCTGGTAGGACGACGGGGCGAACACCGTCATCCCCGGAACCTTGGAAAGGAGCACCAGGTCGAGCACGCCGTGGTGGGACGGGCCGTCGTCGCCGGTGATGCCGGCGCGGTCCAGGCAGAACACCACCGGCAGGCCGTGGAGTCCCACGTCGAGGTTGGCCTGGTCGAAGGCCCGGCTGAGGAAGGTGGAGTACAGGGCGACGACCGGCCGGAGCCCGCCCATGGCCATGCCTGCCGCCGCAGTGACCGCGTGCTGTTCGGCGATGCCGACGTCCACGAAACGGTCCGGGAATCTCTCCTCGAAGGGCAACAGCCCGGTAGAGCCGGGCATTGCCGCGGTGATGGCCACCAATTCGGGACGGGCCTCGCCCTGCTTGACGATGGCCTCGGTGAATGCCGTGGTGTAGCTCGGAGCCCCGCCGGTGGCGGGCTGCGGACCGATCTCGGGGTTGAAGGCCGAGGTGTCGTGGAGGCACTTCTCCTCGTCTTGTTCGGCGGGCGGGTAGCCCTTGCCCTTGGTGGTGAGTACGTGCACCACCACCGGACCGTCGAACTCGGCGGCGTTGCGCAGCGCCTCTTCCAACAGTTCGATGTCGTGACCATCGAAGGGGCCGCTGTAGCGAACCCCCAACGTCTCGAAGAAGATCGGCGGTTCCAGCATCTCTCGCAGCCCGGCCCGAGCCCCAGACAGACCCCAGGCCAGGTGCTGACCGATGCCGGGCACCTGGCGCACCATCTCCTCGGCCCGGCGTCGCTGCCGCACGTAGCGAGGATCGAGGCGCAGCCGCGACACCGACGAGGTGAGGCGCCCGACGGTCGGTGCGTACGATCGCCCGTTGTCGTTGAGAATGATGATCGCCTTGCGGCCGCAGTGCCCCAGGTTGTTCAAGGCCTCGTAGGCCATGCC carries:
- a CDS encoding triacylglycerol lipase, yielding MAAFSLTACDPPLPNQDAFYTPPTSLSGQPGDVIRSRSSVFTLDPVGHTPAPGVNAKQVLYRSTNAMGQANAVSGTVLVPTTPWLGLGSRPLVSMGVGTRGIGDQCAPSYTLSQGADYEGLFVQAALSRGWAVAISDYEGLGTPGLHTYVVGRSEGRALLDMARAAIRLPGTGLSANTPVGLMGYSQGGGAAGWAAELAGSYAPELKIKGTAAGGIPGDLTAVANFVEGGPMVGLALMASLGLDAAYPELNLENYLNAKGQQLVQEAGELCLVDVDGIATIFKTMFSSRNDYVNSDPLVAPAWQARLAENKLGSTKPSAPVFQYHGLVDEMVPYQQAADLRRTWCDKGATVTWAPLPGEHVTGMVEGQLPAMDWLAARFAGLPAVGNCLLP
- a CDS encoding 1-deoxy-D-xylulose-5-phosphate synthase encodes the protein MLLDSISSPADLRPLTAPQLAVLAQEIRSVIVDTVARNAGHLGSNLGVVELTLALHRVFQSPHDRILWDTGHQAYVHKLVTGRRGQFDELRRPGGLSGYPSRSESEHDFIENSHASTVLSYAHGLAMAEDLRHDEALRRGEPAPDRREVVAVIGDGALTGGMAYEALNNLGHCGRKAIIILNDNGRSYAPTVGRLTSSVSRLRLDPRYVRQRRRAEEMVRQVPGIGQHLAWGLSGARAGLREMLEPPIFFETLGVRYSGPFDGHDIELLEEALRNAAEFDGPVVVHVLTTKGKGYPPAEQDEEKCLHDTSAFNPEIGPQPATGGAPSYTTAFTEAIVKQGEARPELVAITAAMPGSTGLLPFEERFPDRFVDVGIAEQHAVTAAAGMAMGGLRPVVALYSTFLSRAFDQANLDVGLHGLPVVFCLDRAGITGDDGPSHHGVLDLVLLSKVPGMTVFAPSSYQELQVMLNDALDLCSGPVALRWPKTSAREVPDDEVGHGLSARKARDGGDVCLIGVGKMLGTCLAAAELLATEGIEASVWDPRVVKPLDTMMLDHAATFSHVVTAEDGLRDGGIGSSIARELADRCRDQDSEPRVTILGIPTAYIAQGKPDAILASLGLDAQGIAASVRASLHR